The Streptomyces sp. NBC_00775 genome includes the window TCGCCAGAGAGACAGTTGGTTGTGCCGGGGTACGCCGCGAATTTACCCGCCGTTAAAAGAGCGTTTCGTCCTGGCGATGGCGTTTGGTTCGGAGTCAGGTGTCGCACCAGTTCGGGGTGGATTCGCGGGTCAGTCGTCTGCTTATGAGGTCGATCATCGCGAGGCGGATTATGGCTTCGGAGCGGTGCGGGTGGGTCTCGTAGTCGCGGGCGAGGCGGCGGCGGTGCATGAGCCGGCCGAAGGTCCGCTCGACGCCCCAGCGTCGCGGGATCACCTTGTTTCCAGGCCAGGCCATCCGGGCGACGACGTCCTCCCAGTTGGTGAGGTCCTCGGCAGCCCACGTGCGGCGCTCGAACTCGGTGGGATCGGGCGCTCCGGTGTGCTTCACGTAGGACGGGTGGTCGGCCAGGGCCTGAGCGGCGTAGTCCAGGGGGATGCCGCCGTGCGCGACGGCCCACCCCCACACAGCCAACGCTTCGATCAGTACGGGCCGTTCGGACGGGGGGTTAGGGTGGAAGGCCACGATCAGAGGGACATCTCAAGCCCCTACCACCAGCTCTCCGACGACCACACAGGCCCCTGCAACGCGGGGGTCACGGAGACCGGACCGTCCTCGACGAACGTCGAAAGCTCGGCACGGAAACGAAGACCCTCCTCGGCCCAATCACGGACCCCCAGCAACTCCGGCCGGGACGCCCCCACGATGACCTGCGCGGACTCGTTGCCCGTCCAGAGCTTCTCGCTGACCTTGTCTACCGGCGCGACAACCACCCGAAGCCACCGGGCGAGCCCGTTCGCGGACACCTGGCCACCCAGAGTCCGGCCCCTCCAGCCCTCAGCCTGCACCCCATCCACGGCCTGGCAACCGAACGCGTCCGCAGACCGCACGAACATCGCCTGGAGGCGCTGAAGAACCACCTGAGAGGGCTCCCACATCGGCACTTTGTCCCCGCAGATCGACCGTCTCTCCTCCGAGCCAGCTTTCCAGAGACGCGTCCCCAGTGTGCTCAGAGCGTCTCCTGCCGATCGCAAGACCGATTCAGGAGTATCGCCGAGGTGAGTCCACAAGAGGCCATGAGGTGATCCCGAAGCCCCAGCACCCCAGCACGCCCTGGCGGTGCCGGCAGGACCGAGAACCGTCACACCGCGGCCGGCAGGTCCCACCACACTGGCAACGGTCCGCTGGGGGGTTATCCCCCGTTCCGATCGTGGGGTGCATCGGATCGCGTCCCGTTGGGGGCGAAACTAGCGTTCGGCCATGACTTCGACCCTGCGCAAGTACCTTGCCGTGGCACTCGGTGTCGCTACCGGGATTCATTCGCAGTGCTCCGGCCTTCAGGCCGGGGGTGAAGCGAATCTGATGGTGGCGACGCGGAGCGTCGCGGATTCCGGTCCGGCGGAGCCGGATGCCGCGTATTCACCACCGTGGCGCGGAGCGCCGCGATGGCTGGTCCGGCGGAGCCGGGCGATGCTCACACCGGCCGGTGCTGCTGTTCGATGTACTGCTTGACCACCGAGAGCGGGGCGCCGCCGACGGTGCCGGCGAAGTAGGAACCGGACCAGAGCTTGTTGGCCCGCCAGTAGTGGCGTACCAGGTCGGGGAATTCCTGGCGCAGGCGGCTGGGGGAGACGCCCTTGAGGGAGTTGACGAGTTTGGTGACGGCGACCTTGGGCGGGAAGTTCACCAGGAGGTGGACGTAGTGGTCCTCGCCGTCGAACTCCACCAGCTCGCCTTCGAAGTCCGCGCACACCGACCGCATGATCTCCTCCATCCGCGTCAGGTGATCGTCCGTGAATACGTTGTGCCGGAACTTTGTCACGAAGACCAAGTGCACATGCATCACGAAAACACAGTGCCGACCACTTCTGATCTTCTGCATGCCGCCGGTAACTCAAGTGCCTAGCGTGGCGGTCATGCAGCTTCGGTACGGCTTCCGCCTGTACCCGGATGCCGGTCAACGCGCCGCGCTGGCGCGGGCGTTCGGGTGCGCCCGCGTCGTGTTCAACGACGCGGTGCGCGCCCGGGAGGACGCCCGCAGAGCGGGCGAGGCCTTCCCGGCGGCCGGTGAGTTGTCCAAGAAGTTGATCACTGAGGCGAAACGGACCGAGGCCCGGTCCTGGCTGGGTGAGGTCTCCGCCGTCGTGCTCCAGCAGGCGCTGCGCGATGTGGAGGCCGCTTACAAGAACTTCTTCGCCTCCCTCAAGGGTGAGCGGCAGGGCGCGAAGGTGGGTGCGCCCCGGTTCAAGTCCCGCAAGGACAGGCGGCAGTCGATCCGCTTCACGGCCAACGCCCGCTGGTCGATCACCGATTCCGGGCGGCTGAACCTGCCGAAGATCGGGGCGGTGCGGGTGAAGTGGTCACGGACTCTGCCCACACAGCCCTCTTCGGTCACCGTGATCAAGGACGCGGCCGGGCGGTACTTCGCCTCCTTCGTCGTCGACACCGATCCGCACGCCGACGCCACCCGGATGCCCGAGTCCGACCAGATGGTCGGCATCGACCTCGGCCTGACCCATTTCGCGGTCCTGTCCGACGGCACGAAGATCGACTCCCCCAGGTTCCTGCGCCGCGCGGGGAAGAAACTCAAGAAGGCCCAGCGGGAGTTGTCCCGCAAACAGAAAGGCAGCAAGAACCGCGAGAAGGCCCGCCTGAAGGTCGCCCGCGCCCACGCACAAGTGACCGATGCCCGCCGGGAGTTCCACCACCAGCTCTCCACTCAGCTGATCCGCGACAACCAAGCGATCGGTGTGGAAGACCTGG containing:
- a CDS encoding RNA-guided endonuclease InsQ/TnpB family protein, producing MQLRYGFRLYPDAGQRAALARAFGCARVVFNDAVRAREDARRAGEAFPAAGELSKKLITEAKRTEARSWLGEVSAVVLQQALRDVEAAYKNFFASLKGERQGAKVGAPRFKSRKDRRQSIRFTANARWSITDSGRLNLPKIGAVRVKWSRTLPTQPSSVTVIKDAAGRYFASFVVDTDPHADATRMPESDQMVGIDLGLTHFAVLSDGTKIDSPRFLRRAGKKLKKAQRELSRKQKGSKNREKARLKVARAHAQVTDARREFHHQLSTQLIRDNQAIGVEDLAVKGLARTRLAKSVHDAGWSAFVAMLEYKAARYGRTLVKIGRFTPTSQVCSACGAKDGPKPLNVREWTCTACGTLHDRDHNAAINVKTAAGLAVAACGAQVRPGLVLAQRDETGSHGFSPEPRAA
- the tnpA gene encoding IS200/IS605 family transposase, translated to MQKIRSGRHCVFVMHVHLVFVTKFRHNVFTDDHLTRMEEIMRSVCADFEGELVEFDGEDHYVHLLVNFPPKVAVTKLVNSLKGVSPSRLRQEFPDLVRHYWRANKLWSGSYFAGTVGGAPLSVVKQYIEQQHRPV